The Thermococcus sp. JdF3 sequence TCTACCTCTTCAAGTTTGGCCTGTATAATCTTCCTTAATTTCTCGTTCAGCTCAGCTATACGGACCAGGGTCTCAACTGTGCTGGCCCTAACGACCTCGTCCCTGTCGTGGAGCAGGCTGAAGAGTTTGGGCAGAAATGGACTCACGTACCTTATCCCGTTTTCACCGAGCGCCGAGATGAAGTTCAGTGCCGTCAGTTTGTCGGTGGTGTCCCTGGAGGTCAGCATGTACCCGATGTCTCTGAAGATGTTGCCGAGCAGCGCGGGTTTGACCCTCATTATCTCCTCAAGAACGTAGGCCATGTTCACCTTTATCTTGGGGTCTCCCACGCGGTAGTTGGCGAATATTGCCGGTAGAACCCGGGATACCGTGTCGGGCACGACCTCCGCGAGGACTCCGAATGCCCTGGCTATCTCCTGGGTGAGGGGAACGGCCTCGCTCCTTCTCAGCATCACCATGAGCTTGGTTATTAGGGACTCGTGAAGCTCGGGCATGTCTTTTACCACTTCCACAATTACTCTCAGGGCGTTTTTCTGTACTGTCCACAGATCATCGTCGAGAAGGAGAAGAACCTCTTTGAGGGTCTCCTTGCTGGCGGTGGCGCGGATCAGTACTTCTTCCACGCCCTCCCCCGTCGCCAGTGCTTCCCTGATGTCCAGCTCCCCGTCCATTCAATCACCATTGTAGGTTACTGCAAAGGTTTATATAAGCTTTTCACTTAGCCTCCTCGGGGGATAAACCATGAAACGGGGAGTTCCAATGATTCTAATGCTGTTGCTGGCTTTTTCTTTGTCTGCGCAGGCGCTTGCGGAGCAGAGTCCCGTGCTGTGGAAAGGTGAGGTATGCAGTGACGTCCAGTACCAGAAAAGCATTGAGGCAGTCGCGATCCTCAACGGCAGGGTCTACGCGGGATGCTCCTACAGGCAGCTGGCCAACGCCAGCGGAATGGTGGGTATCTACTACCTGGGAACCACCGCCGCGTACTCGTCCAACGGCACCTTCCTGTGGCAGAACGACTCCGGCTACGTCGTGAAGCTGTACCCCCTGCAGGATGGGAGCGTTTTGGTGGGGAGCATGGGGGGTTTCATAACCTTTGACCGGGACGGCAGGTTTGCGGCCAGAAACCTCACGATGAACAAGCTTTACGATTTTCAGATCGTTGGGAAGGATGTTTATGCAGTTGACGGCGACTTTTTCCTTGAGAACGGCAGCGAGTCGTACGTTGGTCATCTGTACCGCGGAACCCTTGTGAACGATACCGTAATACTGAACGGCTGGACTCTCAACTTTACCTCCCTCACCAGCAGGGTCAGAGTTGGGGATGGGATAATCTACGTTGGCGCGGGTTTCCCCTCGGGATATGTTGGCCCCAGACAGTTCGGCTACGTCTACGGCGTCCTGCCCAACGGAACCCTTGCCTGGACCGTGGAGACCGGCCAGTGGGTCAGGGACATGGAGCCCTGGGGCAGCGGCGTGCTGGCGGGAACCGGGAACGGTACCTCCGAGGGGCGCGTCTACATGATAGGTTCCGATGGAAATGTGCTCTGGGAGCGGGAGCTGTTCTACACCGAGGACATCGAGGTGAACGGTGACACCGCCTACATCGGA is a genomic window containing:
- a CDS encoding PH0542 domain-containing protein; protein product: MDGELDIREALATGEGVEEVLIRATASKETLKEVLLLLDDDLWTVQKNALRVIVEVVKDMPELHESLITKLMVMLRRSEAVPLTQEIARAFGVLAEVVPDTVSRVLPAIFANYRVGDPKIKVNMAYVLEEIMRVKPALLGNIFRDIGYMLTSRDTTDKLTALNFISALGENGIRYVSPFLPKLFSLLHDRDEVVRASTVETLVRIAELNEKLRKIIQAKLEEVDDRSDLVTKKVEEGLTRLAILDREG
- a CDS encoding CGP-CTERM sorting domain-containing protein codes for the protein MLWKGEVCSDVQYQKSIEAVAILNGRVYAGCSYRQLANASGMVGIYYLGTTAAYSSNGTFLWQNDSGYVVKLYPLQDGSVLVGSMGGFITFDRDGRFAARNLTMNKLYDFQIVGKDVYAVDGDFFLENGSESYVGHLYRGTLVNDTVILNGWTLNFTSLTSRVRVGDGIIYVGAGFPSGYVGPRQFGYVYGVLPNGTLAWTVETGQWVRDMEPWGSGVLAGTGNGTSEGRVYMIGSDGNVLWERELFYTEDIEVNGDTAYIGGMGSGGGELVALDSSGNVLWNQSFPYRVKVVKYADGVLLVGTGKFESRDENGTTVIYSVGSLYAVDPADGSILGELPNLGYVRSIAVEKGTAVVGTASSAFYAVDVEKLAGNGGEKSICGPAAIVALTLFGLLVRRR